Proteins encoded in a region of the Novibacillus thermophilus genome:
- the dhaK gene encoding dihydroxyacetone kinase subunit DhaK — MKKLINNPDHVVDEMIEGFVAAHPQYVRKLESNKRSVVSVNSGRKGKVGVVIGGGSGHKPAFIGYVGKGMADGVAVGNIFASPPPDPILEVTKAVDGGKGVIYLYGNYAGDCMNFDMAQELASLEGIRVETVLVTDDVASAPKGEMEKRRGIAGDFLVFKAAGAAADMGHDLDEVVRLAKKANDQTRTMGVGLTPCYIPQTGEPSFELDDSEMEIGLGIHGEPGVKRGELQTADKVADFLLEQITGDLSLVKGDTVTVLVNGLGSTPYLDLYIVFRRVAHVLAEKGISIYRSYVGEYVTSLEMGGCSITLMKMDDEMIELVDYPADCPMFVQT, encoded by the coding sequence ATGAAGAAACTCATAAACAACCCCGATCATGTCGTAGATGAGATGATTGAAGGGTTTGTCGCGGCGCATCCGCAGTACGTCCGAAAGTTGGAAAGCAACAAGCGTTCCGTCGTGAGTGTGAATTCTGGACGAAAAGGGAAAGTCGGCGTGGTGATTGGAGGGGGGTCGGGTCACAAACCGGCCTTTATCGGGTATGTCGGAAAAGGGATGGCTGACGGAGTCGCGGTCGGCAACATATTTGCCTCTCCGCCCCCAGATCCAATATTAGAAGTTACCAAAGCGGTGGACGGAGGGAAAGGTGTCATTTATCTGTACGGCAATTATGCCGGAGATTGCATGAACTTCGACATGGCGCAGGAACTGGCATCCCTGGAAGGAATCCGCGTCGAGACCGTGCTAGTGACAGACGATGTCGCTTCTGCCCCGAAGGGTGAGATGGAAAAGCGCCGGGGCATTGCCGGAGACTTTTTGGTCTTCAAAGCAGCAGGGGCAGCCGCAGATATGGGCCATGATCTGGATGAAGTGGTGCGTTTGGCCAAAAAGGCGAATGATCAGACGCGAACGATGGGGGTAGGGTTAACGCCGTGTTACATTCCGCAAACTGGAGAGCCGAGCTTTGAACTTGACGACAGTGAAATGGAAATCGGACTCGGAATCCACGGCGAACCTGGCGTCAAACGCGGTGAACTTCAGACGGCGGACAAAGTGGCAGACTTTCTTTTAGAGCAGATAACAGGAGATCTGAGCCTGGTCAAAGGGGATACCGTCACGGTACTCGTCAACGGTTTAGGGTCTACTCCGTATTTAGACTTGTACATCGTGTTCAGAAGAGTTGCACACGTTTTAGCTGAAAAAGGCATATCCATTTACCGTTCCTACGTGGGAGAGTACGTCACTTCCTTGGAAATGGGCGGTTGTTCCATTACGTTGATGAAAATGGATGATGAAATGATAGAGTTGGTCGATTATCCTGCTGACTGTCCGATGTTTGTTCAAACATGA
- the dhaL gene encoding dihydroxyacetone kinase subunit DhaL gives MNAEQFKQLLSDIAANVEKEKDYLSQLDRAVGDGDHGVTMSIGWQAIKKRLAHELKDEQDCGKICQDTAMTFLNAVGSSVGPLYATALLKGASLFSGKTSLTKEDIIQFLIAAGKGIQERGKAQVGDKTMVDTWIPAIEALEEESRRGKTLVECLEAAVRSGEEGMKSTVEMVSKKGRSSRLGERSKGHQDPGATSSYIILKTFLTCVKNFEATKS, from the coding sequence GTGAATGCGGAACAGTTTAAACAACTGTTGTCGGACATCGCAGCAAACGTAGAAAAAGAAAAGGACTACTTATCCCAGTTAGACAGGGCCGTAGGCGATGGAGACCACGGTGTGACTATGTCCATTGGGTGGCAAGCGATAAAAAAGAGATTGGCGCACGAATTGAAAGATGAGCAGGATTGCGGCAAAATATGTCAGGATACGGCCATGACGTTTCTCAATGCGGTCGGTTCCTCAGTCGGCCCCCTTTACGCTACGGCGTTGCTGAAAGGGGCCAGTCTTTTCAGCGGGAAGACATCGTTGACGAAAGAGGACATCATTCAATTTCTCATTGCCGCAGGCAAAGGAATTCAAGAGAGGGGGAAGGCACAAGTCGGAGATAAAACGATGGTCGACACTTGGATCCCAGCCATCGAAGCTCTAGAAGAGGAAAGTCGAAGGGGAAAAACGCTGGTGGAGTGTTTGGAAGCGGCTGTTCGCAGTGGCGAGGAGGGGATGAAGTCTACCGTGGAGATGGTCTCTAAAAAGGGGCGCTCTAGTCGCCTAGGAGAACGGTCTAAGGGACATCAGGACCCAGGTGCTACGTCGAGTTACATTATACTTAAGACGTTCTTGACATGTGTGAAAAACTTTGAGGCGACAAAGTCTTAA
- a CDS encoding galactitol-1-phosphate 5-dehydrogenase encodes MTVHQKMKAAVLYARGDVRPDVVDIPQISEDEVLIKVKYCGICGSDVPRAMITGARTYPLILGHEFCGEAVKVGDSVRTVQPGDRVVVAPLIPCGKCPYCMASDYGLCEHYNIIGTGSHGAFAEYVKAPGHHVLPIDDELDFETAAGVEPATIGYHGLKKAGILPGETVVIMGCGPIGQLTLQWAKIFGAATVIAVDIFEEKLELAKALGADRTINATEGDVATRIRELTGGGADVVVETAGSSTTQEQSILSARKKGRVILVGISHSNLPLKEEAVEHLLRGEIHIQGTWNSYTAPFPGAAWKAALHFMTKGALQFKPIISHKISVEEVGTYLKGMADRTLYYNKVLVAFG; translated from the coding sequence ATGACAGTGCATCAAAAAATGAAGGCGGCCGTCTTGTACGCACGAGGAGATGTGAGGCCCGACGTCGTGGATATCCCGCAAATCAGCGAGGACGAAGTCTTAATTAAAGTGAAGTACTGCGGCATTTGCGGGTCCGATGTGCCCCGCGCGATGATAACTGGCGCAAGGACGTACCCTCTCATATTGGGGCATGAATTTTGCGGTGAAGCCGTGAAAGTCGGTGATTCTGTCCGCACGGTTCAGCCGGGAGATCGCGTCGTGGTAGCGCCCCTCATCCCATGTGGCAAGTGTCCGTACTGTATGGCAAGTGATTACGGGTTGTGCGAACATTACAACATTATTGGAACAGGGAGTCACGGCGCTTTCGCTGAGTATGTGAAAGCCCCGGGTCATCACGTCCTTCCCATCGATGACGAACTCGATTTTGAAACGGCAGCCGGGGTTGAGCCCGCGACGATCGGTTACCACGGGTTAAAAAAGGCAGGGATTCTGCCGGGAGAGACGGTTGTGATTATGGGGTGCGGGCCGATCGGCCAGTTAACGCTTCAATGGGCCAAAATTTTTGGGGCGGCCACTGTCATCGCCGTCGACATATTCGAGGAAAAGCTAGAATTGGCAAAAGCGTTGGGGGCCGACCGAACGATCAACGCAACGGAGGGCGACGTCGCAACCCGCATCCGTGAACTCACGGGTGGCGGTGCCGACGTCGTCGTAGAGACAGCCGGAAGCTCCACGACCCAGGAGCAGTCTATTCTATCTGCCCGAAAAAAAGGGCGCGTCATCTTGGTCGGGATCTCCCATTCGAATCTTCCATTAAAGGAAGAAGCGGTCGAGCACCTTTTGCGCGGTGAAATCCACATTCAAGGAACGTGGAACTCGTATACGGCACCTTTTCCGGGTGCGGCCTGGAAAGCGGCGTTACATTTTATGACGAAGGGAGCCCTTCAGTTTAAGCCGATCATTTCCCACAAAATTTCCGTTGAAGAAGTCGGAACGTATCTGAAGGGAATGGCGGATCGGACGCTTTATTACAATAAGGTGCTCGTTGCCTTTGGTTGA
- a CDS encoding PTS sugar transporter subunit IIA, whose product MSDYGLFRPENVKLNVKCCAAEDVIRQLGWALTENGDVVDGYAAACEEREQLYPTGLQLETTGVALPHADSHYVKRSAIAVATLLEPVTFRKMGDPAQDVSVRAVFMLAPQKGEEQLLFLEGLVAFFQQGDLLQKLFSRSSAHQAAQFLQKYVFGRRSTQ is encoded by the coding sequence CTGTCCGACTACGGTTTATTCAGGCCAGAAAACGTAAAACTAAACGTTAAATGCTGTGCGGCAGAGGATGTCATTCGGCAGCTGGGATGGGCGTTGACAGAGAACGGCGACGTTGTTGACGGTTATGCCGCCGCGTGCGAGGAGCGGGAGCAGCTCTATCCGACGGGCTTACAACTTGAGACGACGGGTGTTGCGTTGCCGCACGCCGACTCTCACTACGTCAAGCGTTCCGCCATAGCAGTCGCCACTTTGTTAGAGCCGGTCACATTTCGCAAGATGGGCGATCCGGCGCAAGACGTATCGGTACGAGCCGTATTTATGTTGGCTCCGCAAAAAGGAGAAGAGCAGCTTTTGTTTCTGGAAGGGTTAGTCGCTTTTTTCCAACAGGGCGATCTGTTGCAAAAACTGTTCTCCCGTTCATCCGCTCACCAGGCTGCCCAATTTTTGCAGAAATACGTTTTTGGAAGGAGATCGACACAGTGA
- a CDS encoding PTS sugar transporter subunit IIB, with translation MKKKILVVCGTGIATSTVATQKLKQFLENKGIEAQVEQAKVMEIGSKAEQFDLIVATTQVSSDVKTPVVNAVPLLTGVGLDEFYEKVEKALTEK, from the coding sequence GTGAAAAAGAAAATTTTGGTAGTGTGTGGGACAGGTATCGCCACATCGACCGTGGCGACACAAAAGTTAAAGCAGTTTTTGGAAAACAAAGGTATTGAAGCCCAGGTTGAGCAAGCAAAAGTGATGGAAATCGGGTCCAAGGCTGAGCAATTCGACCTCATCGTTGCCACGACACAAGTTTCCTCAGACGTCAAGACACCGGTTGTGAATGCAGTTCCGCTTCTCACCGGCGTCGGATTGGACGAGTTTTACGAAAAGGTCGAAAAGGCGTTAACTGAAAAATAA
- a CDS encoding PTS galactitol transporter subunit IIC → MGVVQYVVDLGPTVVLPILICLFGLLLRQKLGSAIRSGITVGIGFIGINLVIDLLVGNLGPAAQAMVNNLGVNLSVIDVGWPATSAIAFGSTVGALAIPIGLAVNVGMLVLGLTKTLDIDLWNFWHIAFTGALVAILTDSFWMGILTAVVHMMILLILADLTAKHVQDFYGYPNISFPHGTSAPYYLIALPMNKLFDAIPVVRDWKANPESIQKRFGVLGESTIIGLALGLVIGVLAGYDVQQILQLGISTAAVMLLLPRMVSVLMEGLMPVSEAAGEFIKKRFPGREFYIGLDSAIAVGHPSTIASSLLLVPIVLALAVMLPGNRVLPFGDLATIPFIVCLMVPIFRGNVFRTVVTGAVAIGIGLYIATWISPMFTTAAANAKFEFPENATTISSLVDGANPMTWILLMVSKLGALGMIVFGILIIAWAYYMKVRRAQPVK, encoded by the coding sequence ATGGGAGTCGTCCAGTATGTCGTCGATTTAGGCCCAACGGTGGTGTTGCCTATCCTCATTTGTCTGTTCGGCCTTTTACTGCGTCAAAAGTTGGGTTCGGCGATCCGCTCGGGCATAACGGTCGGGATTGGTTTTATCGGCATTAATTTGGTCATCGATTTACTCGTCGGCAATTTAGGCCCTGCAGCACAAGCGATGGTGAACAATTTAGGTGTTAATTTAAGCGTCATCGATGTCGGTTGGCCGGCCACTTCTGCGATCGCTTTCGGGTCGACGGTCGGCGCACTGGCGATTCCGATCGGTTTGGCTGTCAACGTTGGCATGTTGGTATTGGGATTGACAAAAACGTTGGACATCGATTTGTGGAATTTTTGGCACATTGCCTTTACGGGGGCATTAGTGGCGATATTGACGGACAGCTTCTGGATGGGGATACTCACTGCCGTCGTCCACATGATGATTCTACTCATTCTCGCTGATTTAACGGCAAAGCACGTGCAAGATTTTTACGGTTATCCGAACATTTCGTTTCCGCACGGGACGTCGGCACCATACTATCTTATCGCCTTGCCGATGAACAAACTGTTTGATGCGATTCCTGTCGTCAGGGATTGGAAAGCGAACCCCGAATCGATTCAAAAGCGGTTTGGTGTTTTGGGAGAATCGACAATTATCGGCTTGGCACTCGGACTCGTCATCGGGGTGTTGGCCGGCTACGACGTGCAGCAAATTTTGCAGTTGGGCATCAGCACTGCTGCTGTGATGTTGCTGTTGCCGCGCATGGTTTCCGTTTTGATGGAAGGGTTGATGCCAGTGTCTGAAGCGGCAGGAGAATTCATTAAAAAGCGGTTTCCCGGCCGGGAATTTTATATCGGGTTGGATTCAGCCATCGCAGTCGGGCATCCGTCTACGATTGCCAGTTCTCTTTTACTCGTCCCCATCGTACTCGCGTTGGCCGTCATGTTGCCCGGCAACCGGGTCCTGCCTTTTGGTGACTTGGCGACCATTCCGTTTATCGTCTGTCTCATGGTGCCCATCTTTCGCGGCAACGTTTTCCGGACCGTTGTCACCGGTGCTGTGGCCATCGGAATCGGCTTGTACATTGCCACGTGGATTTCGCCCATGTTTACGACGGCGGCAGCCAACGCCAAGTTTGAGTTTCCAGAGAATGCGACGACCATTTCTTCCCTCGTCGACGGTGCGAATCCAATGACTTGGATATTGTTGATGGTGTCCAAACTCGGCGCACTGGGCATGATCGTTTTTGGTATACTGATTATAGCGTGGGCGTACTATATGAAAGTGCGGCGTGCGCAACCAGTGAAGTGA
- a CDS encoding sugar-binding transcriptional regulator translates to MIKWQDPRLLFKVAKLYYEEEKTQSEIADIMRVSRPIISKMLQRAKAEGIVDIKIHAPDETLFQLEDELSRRFGLEEVVLAEGEEHDTDEVVKVRVAKCAADYVLQKLQRGEKISVSWGTTLYQWVEEMSPTKLEGVEVIPIVGGIGQFRFEVHANFIAQRLAAKLGASSYQLYAPAIVERPEIRGTLLSDKSIAGVLDLGEHADWAVVGVGDPYKSTMQRAGYLGEKELEELRNAGAVGDCCSQFVTRDGELCDTELNRRVMAVPLTKLKKGPRVIGICGGQSKAPSLRAVLNGGYLDILISDRMTAEQLLEGET, encoded by the coding sequence ATGATCAAGTGGCAAGATCCGCGTCTGCTCTTCAAAGTGGCAAAACTGTATTACGAAGAAGAGAAAACGCAGTCAGAAATCGCTGACATCATGCGCGTCTCCCGCCCGATTATTTCCAAAATGCTGCAAAGGGCGAAAGCAGAAGGGATTGTGGACATTAAGATTCACGCGCCAGATGAAACCCTCTTTCAGTTGGAGGATGAGCTCAGTCGGAGGTTCGGACTGGAAGAAGTGGTTCTGGCAGAAGGTGAAGAACACGATACAGATGAAGTGGTGAAGGTCAGAGTCGCAAAGTGCGCCGCTGATTACGTCCTGCAGAAGTTACAGCGGGGAGAAAAAATAAGTGTGTCGTGGGGAACGACACTGTATCAATGGGTCGAGGAGATGTCCCCAACGAAGCTGGAAGGTGTGGAAGTGATCCCGATCGTCGGAGGGATCGGTCAGTTCCGCTTCGAAGTACACGCCAACTTTATTGCACAGCGGTTAGCGGCTAAACTGGGGGCGTCGAGTTATCAGCTGTACGCTCCTGCCATTGTTGAACGGCCTGAAATTCGCGGGACGCTGCTGAGCGACAAAAGTATTGCCGGCGTCCTCGACCTCGGAGAACACGCCGACTGGGCTGTTGTGGGAGTTGGCGACCCGTACAAGTCCACGATGCAACGTGCCGGTTATTTGGGAGAAAAGGAATTGGAGGAATTGCGGAATGCGGGAGCGGTCGGGGACTGTTGTTCACAGTTTGTCACCCGAGACGGAGAGCTGTGTGACACTGAACTCAATCGCAGGGTAATGGCCGTCCCCTTGACGAAACTCAAAAAGGGGCCGCGCGTGATTGGCATTTGCGGTGGACAGAGTAAAGCGCCTTCCTTGCGCGCCGTATTAAACGGCGGGTACTTGGATATTCTCATTTCGGATCGCATGACAGCAGAACAATTGCTGGAAGGAGAGACGTAA
- a CDS encoding transcriptional regulator GutM, which translates to MWTVFILAFAGVWTLQIVMAHVQARHYRATLHEMRNTTHAGYLGVGVHKPRWGVGSVVILVTNQERVVLKAAHMTGVTVFARFKPMTALVGKPLETLQKKGDKPLDKATIMAVERIEEQVNRKEGDEDGTEGRATLNAGEQAV; encoded by the coding sequence GTGTGGACGGTCTTTATTTTGGCATTTGCTGGAGTGTGGACCCTTCAGATTGTGATGGCTCACGTGCAAGCGCGGCACTACCGTGCGACGTTACACGAGATGCGGAACACGACACATGCAGGCTACTTAGGGGTCGGCGTCCACAAACCGCGTTGGGGGGTCGGGTCCGTTGTCATCCTGGTGACGAATCAGGAGCGGGTGGTATTAAAGGCAGCCCACATGACGGGGGTGACGGTCTTTGCGAGGTTTAAACCGATGACTGCACTCGTCGGAAAGCCGCTGGAAACGCTCCAGAAAAAAGGCGATAAACCGTTAGACAAGGCGACGATCATGGCGGTTGAACGCATCGAAGAACAGGTGAATCGAAAGGAGGGGGATGAAGATGGTACCGAAGGGCGTGCCACGCTTAACGCCGGGGAGCAAGCTGTATAA
- a CDS encoding PTS glucitol/sorbitol transporter subunit IIC has translation MDFFVQLAEGFIGMFQAGGEQFVGLFTGILPTLICLITAVNAFVKFVGEERVYRVARFCTKNIILRYTVFPILAVFFLTNPMAYTFGKFLPERQKPAFYDSAVSFVHPITGLFPHANAAELFVYLGIAEGIQQLGLSLGPLALRYFLVGILIILLRGIVTEWITAYMIRREKLKKANASQAESQASV, from the coding sequence ATGGATTTCTTTGTCCAGTTAGCCGAAGGGTTTATCGGCATGTTTCAAGCAGGAGGAGAGCAGTTTGTCGGGTTGTTCACGGGTATTTTACCGACTTTAATCTGTTTGATTACTGCAGTGAATGCTTTCGTCAAGTTTGTAGGGGAGGAGCGGGTCTACAGAGTTGCGCGCTTTTGTACGAAGAACATCATTCTCCGTTATACGGTTTTTCCCATTTTGGCTGTGTTTTTCTTGACCAATCCGATGGCTTACACGTTCGGAAAGTTTTTGCCCGAAAGACAAAAGCCGGCATTTTACGACTCGGCCGTCTCTTTCGTTCATCCGATAACAGGGCTGTTCCCCCACGCCAATGCAGCCGAACTGTTCGTCTACTTGGGGATTGCAGAAGGAATTCAACAGCTGGGACTGTCCCTCGGCCCATTGGCGCTCCGTTACTTCTTAGTCGGCATTTTGATCATCCTGTTGCGCGGCATTGTGACGGAATGGATTACAGCTTACATGATTAGACGGGAAAAGTTAAAAAAGGCGAATGCCAGCCAAGCCGAGTCACAGGCTTCGGTTTAA
- a CDS encoding PTS glucitol/sorbitol transporter subunit IIB produces the protein MYRKVKVEKGASGWGKHLIVEPNEQKKYIVSVTGGGIHPVAERIAELTGAEARDGFKQSVPSHEMACVVIDCGGTARCGVYPKMGVLTVDVTPASPSGPLMKYINEDNFVSGVKVENISVVEGEREGADVSEEPMNIPPLESRSAQALKEEAKQKAAALTGKTSKGNIVERIGRAMGSVVGVFYQAGRETVEQVIKNIIPFMAFVSMLIGIITFTGIGDWIAHVIQPLAGNLIGMLIISVIASLPLLSPLLGPGAVIAQVVGVLVGVEIGRGNIPPHLALPALFAINPQVGCDFVPVGLTLGEAKPETIEIGVPAVLISRQITGPLAVVIAYFLSFGLY, from the coding sequence ATGTACCGTAAAGTGAAGGTTGAAAAAGGGGCTAGCGGTTGGGGCAAACATTTGATCGTAGAACCAAACGAGCAGAAGAAATACATTGTCTCTGTGACCGGAGGGGGCATTCATCCAGTTGCTGAGCGCATTGCAGAACTGACGGGCGCTGAGGCACGGGACGGGTTTAAACAGTCTGTCCCGTCGCACGAAATGGCGTGCGTCGTCATCGACTGCGGCGGCACCGCCCGTTGCGGGGTGTATCCGAAAATGGGCGTGTTGACAGTGGATGTTACACCAGCTTCGCCTTCTGGACCGCTGATGAAATACATCAACGAGGACAATTTCGTATCCGGGGTCAAGGTGGAAAACATTTCAGTAGTGGAAGGCGAGAGAGAAGGAGCGGATGTTAGCGAGGAGCCGATGAACATCCCGCCTTTGGAGAGCCGGTCGGCGCAAGCGTTAAAAGAAGAGGCAAAACAAAAAGCGGCCGCATTGACTGGGAAGACCTCGAAAGGAAATATCGTCGAACGAATCGGGCGGGCGATGGGTTCAGTCGTCGGAGTATTTTATCAAGCCGGACGGGAAACGGTTGAGCAAGTGATCAAAAATATTATTCCCTTTATGGCTTTTGTCAGTATGCTTATCGGGATCATTACATTTACAGGGATTGGGGACTGGATTGCCCACGTCATTCAACCGTTGGCCGGCAATTTAATTGGGATGCTCATCATCTCTGTCATTGCCTCGTTGCCGCTCTTGTCACCCTTGCTCGGACCTGGAGCGGTCATTGCCCAGGTGGTGGGGGTCCTCGTCGGGGTGGAAATCGGCCGCGGCAACATTCCGCCCCACCTGGCGTTGCCGGCGCTGTTCGCCATCAACCCGCAAGTTGGATGTGACTTTGTCCCCGTCGGGTTGACCCTCGGGGAAGCGAAGCCAGAGACGATCGAAATCGGTGTGCCGGCAGTTCTCATTTCCCGGCAAATCACCGGTCCTCTCGCTGTCGTCATTGCGTACTTCTTAAGTTTTGGGCTGTACTAA
- a CDS encoding PTS glucitol/sorbitol transporter subunit IIA, whose protein sequence is MIDQVVQPLYTVKVTEVGKEVPLFAEEEMMVLFNEDAPPELRDICVLHSSGELSVPLQLGDVVLFDQEQYRITAIGDEANRTLAELGHVTFKFDGCDRPSLPGTIHLERKAVPNVAVGTVVQIKRYL, encoded by the coding sequence GTGATCGATCAAGTAGTCCAACCGCTGTACACGGTAAAAGTGACTGAAGTGGGAAAAGAAGTGCCTCTCTTTGCCGAAGAGGAGATGATGGTCTTGTTCAACGAAGACGCTCCGCCTGAACTGCGCGACATATGTGTCCTGCATTCTTCCGGCGAGTTGTCAGTCCCCTTGCAATTGGGAGATGTTGTCCTTTTTGACCAAGAACAATACCGGATTACGGCCATCGGCGACGAAGCCAACCGGACGTTGGCGGAGCTCGGGCACGTTACGTTTAAATTCGATGGATGTGACCGTCCGTCGCTTCCAGGGACGATTCATCTGGAGCGAAAAGCGGTGCCGAATGTGGCCGTCGGGACGGTCGTGCAAATAAAAAGATACCTTTAA
- a CDS encoding NAD(P)H-dependent oxidoreductase, which yields MNKWLAKREKDGKPVQVGLVGAGQMGRGMVAQIQQMKGMEVVAVCDIVPENAAAAYLNAGIPADRIERCNRLSQATTAVEKGRWVATEYADIVFNLPMVDVVIDATGVPEIGAKVAYHAILNGKHIVMLNVEADVTVGPILNKLAQSSGVVYSGAAGDEPAAIMELHDFAAAIGFEIIALGKGKNNPMRLDANPDTVKEEAKAKGANPKMLASFQDGTKTMVEMNCVANATGFVPDRAGMHGPSATLEELSRVFTLKEDGGILSRRGVVDYVKGVAPGVFAVVTSEQEEVRREMQYLKMGDGPHFTLYRPFHLTSLETPLSAARAVMLGEPTIAPLGAPVAETVAVAKRDLASGQYLDGIGGYTFYGQLQTLEDAKKANALPVGLIDSRTKLKRDVRQGDVLTYDDVLLNDGSFIVHLRRLQDQVFDVKGDDVL from the coding sequence ATGAACAAATGGTTGGCTAAGCGGGAGAAGGACGGGAAACCGGTCCAGGTGGGCCTCGTCGGTGCGGGACAGATGGGGCGCGGCATGGTGGCGCAGATTCAACAGATGAAGGGGATGGAAGTCGTCGCGGTGTGTGACATTGTGCCGGAAAACGCTGCAGCCGCGTACTTGAATGCCGGCATTCCCGCTGACCGAATTGAACGGTGCAACCGGCTGAGCCAAGCGACAACGGCAGTAGAAAAAGGACGCTGGGTCGCAACCGAGTACGCAGACATCGTGTTCAATCTTCCAATGGTCGACGTGGTGATCGATGCGACGGGCGTGCCGGAAATCGGGGCGAAGGTCGCTTACCACGCCATTCTAAACGGCAAGCACATCGTCATGTTGAATGTGGAGGCGGACGTCACTGTCGGGCCCATTTTGAATAAGTTGGCGCAAAGTTCCGGAGTTGTGTACTCCGGTGCCGCTGGGGACGAGCCGGCCGCGATCATGGAACTGCACGATTTTGCAGCCGCCATCGGCTTTGAGATCATAGCCCTCGGAAAAGGCAAAAACAACCCGATGCGCCTTGACGCCAACCCTGACACAGTGAAGGAAGAGGCGAAAGCGAAAGGCGCGAACCCGAAAATGTTAGCGTCCTTTCAGGACGGAACGAAGACAATGGTGGAAATGAACTGTGTCGCCAATGCAACGGGATTCGTACCGGATCGGGCCGGGATGCACGGCCCGTCCGCCACACTGGAAGAATTGAGCCGGGTGTTTACCTTAAAGGAAGACGGCGGCATTTTGTCCCGAAGAGGGGTCGTCGATTATGTAAAGGGCGTGGCGCCAGGTGTTTTTGCCGTCGTCACATCGGAGCAGGAAGAAGTGCGGCGGGAAATGCAGTACTTAAAGATGGGGGACGGTCCCCACTTCACCTTGTACCGCCCGTTCCATTTGACTAGTCTGGAAACGCCCCTTTCCGCCGCCCGGGCCGTCATGCTCGGTGAGCCGACTATTGCTCCGCTCGGTGCGCCCGTAGCCGAAACTGTTGCGGTCGCCAAGAGAGATTTGGCGTCAGGGCAGTATTTAGACGGGATTGGCGGGTACACGTTTTACGGGCAACTGCAAACTTTAGAGGACGCCAAAAAGGCCAACGCCCTCCCCGTCGGACTCATCGACAGCCGCACAAAGCTGAAACGGGATGTCCGCCAAGGTGACGTGTTGACTTACGACGATGTGCTGTTAAATGACGGCTCGTTCATTGTGCACTTGCGCCGCTTGCAGGATCAAGTATTCGACGTTAAAGGAGATGATGTGTTGTGA
- the pdhA gene encoding pyruvate dehydrogenase (acetyl-transferring) E1 component subunit alpha: MKAQSALPDERLPELLEQMWLIRYFDEKIDEMFAKGLIHGTTHLYVGQEAVAVGACADLTDDDYITSTHRGHGHCIAKGADVNKMMAEILGKETGYCKGKGGSMHIADVSTGNLGANGIVGGGIPIATGAALTLHMQKRDNVVLCFFGDGAANEGSFHESLNLAAIWKLPVVFICENNQYGMSGSVKDMFAIADIAERGAAYGIPGTVVDGNDLFDVYASVKEAIARAKAGEGPTLIECKTYRWKGHSKSDAKKYRTREEEKEWRAKDPIRRLETHLKESGQMEEGDLRRIESAAQQKIEDAVKFAEESERPNPEEIEQDVYA, encoded by the coding sequence GTGAAGGCACAATCGGCACTGCCTGACGAACGTCTGCCGGAACTGTTAGAACAGATGTGGCTCATCCGCTATTTTGACGAAAAAATTGACGAAATGTTTGCGAAAGGACTCATCCACGGGACGACCCACTTGTATGTCGGACAGGAGGCAGTGGCGGTGGGAGCCTGTGCGGACTTGACCGACGACGATTACATTACGAGTACCCACCGGGGCCACGGCCACTGCATCGCCAAAGGAGCCGACGTGAACAAAATGATGGCGGAAATTCTCGGCAAGGAGACGGGCTACTGCAAAGGGAAGGGAGGCTCGATGCACATTGCCGACGTCTCGACTGGAAACCTCGGGGCGAACGGGATTGTCGGCGGGGGCATTCCGATTGCGACAGGGGCGGCGTTAACCCTTCACATGCAGAAGCGGGACAATGTCGTCCTCTGCTTTTTCGGTGACGGTGCTGCAAACGAGGGCAGTTTTCACGAATCGCTCAATTTGGCTGCCATTTGGAAGTTGCCGGTCGTCTTCATCTGTGAGAACAACCAGTACGGCATGTCAGGCTCTGTGAAAGACATGTTTGCCATCGCAGACATTGCAGAGCGGGGGGCCGCGTACGGCATTCCCGGGACAGTGGTAGACGGCAACGACTTGTTCGACGTGTACGCCAGTGTGAAAGAAGCCATCGCGCGCGCCAAGGCGGGGGAGGGGCCGACGTTGATCGAGTGCAAGACGTACCGCTGGAAAGGCCACTCGAAAAGCGATGCGAAAAAATATCGGACCCGGGAAGAAGAAAAAGAGTGGCGGGCGAAAGACCCGATCCGCCGCTTAGAAACGCATTTAAAAGAGTCTGGTCAGATGGAAGAAGGGGATCTCAGGCGCATTGAAAGTGCGGCGCAGCAAAAAATTGAGGACGCCGTAAAGTTTGCCGAGGAAAGTGAACGGCCGAATCCGGAAGAAATCGAGCAAGATGTTTACGCGTAA